Below is a genomic region from Acinetobacter tibetensis.
TATTGATACAACTGATAAAAGTGTGCATGATTTGAAGCATACTTTATTGTCTAAACTTGGACAGTCCGATAACTTAATTGTAATTTTGCAGTCATTTGGCTATAAACATGGCATTCCTTTAGATGCTGACTATGTCTTTGATGTGCGTCATTTACCGAATCCGCATTGGGATTTGGAGTTGCGGAAATATTCTGGTTTAGATGTACCAGTACAAAAATTTTTGGAACAAAGCCCGCAGTCCAATGAAATGTTTAAAGACATTTATCATTTTTTGGACAAGTGGTTACCTGCATTTGCCGAGGGGCATCGTCACTATATGACGGTCTCCATCGGCTGTACAGGTGGACAGCATCGTTCTGTTTATATTGTGGATAGACTCAAAAAAGCACTTGAAGCGAATTGGTCTATTCAGGTCCTACATCGAGAAATGAAGCATTGGTCATGATTGACACAACTGTTGACGTAATTAATAA
It encodes:
- the rapZ gene encoding RNase adapter RapZ, whose translation is MKRILIVTGQSGSGKSSALQVLEDLGYYCIDNLPLALLPEIVAKLDRENNLEQLALGVDVRSTRADLQEFDHVFEQLLRHGAVDIIYLTTRDQELIARFSASRRPHPLSNRFKSLNECIQEEKTLLLPIQLRSTVHIDTTDKSVHDLKHTLLSKLGQSDNLIVILQSFGYKHGIPLDADYVFDVRHLPNPHWDLELRKYSGLDVPVQKFLEQSPQSNEMFKDIYHFLDKWLPAFAEGHRHYMTVSIGCTGGQHRSVYIVDRLKKALEANWSIQVLHREMKHWS